The Dehalococcoidia bacterium region CGCGCGATTGCCGTCACGCGCTCCATCGGCGCTCCGTCGCGGGCGGCGCGAGCCGCCGCCATCACGGCGAAGCCCAGCCCCAGCGAAGCGCTGTCGGAATCGACGATTTCGATGCGGCAGCGGCCCTTCAGCATGTCCCGCGCCGCCAGCGCCGACGCCACCATCCCTGAGAAACGGCCGCCCAGGAGGACCGCTGCTATCTCGTCCGTTTCCCTGGAGAGCCTCTCGTACGCTTCGAGGAAGGCGCCCACAGGCGCCTGCGACGTGGTCGGGGCGACGCTGCTGTTCGTCATCCGCCTGAAGAACTCTTCCGTCGTCAGGTCAACGCCGTCGCGCAACTCCTCGCGCCCGAACATCACGAGCGCGGGCACGACGGTAATGCGGAGTTCTTCGGCGACGCCGGGTGGAAGGTCGGCCGTGCTGTCGGTTACGATGCGGACGGTCATCGCGGGCCGGTTCCCCCGGCGCTATTCGAGAGAGACGATGTACTTGTAGTGGGGCTGTCCGCCATAGACGACCTCAGTCTGGAGGGAGGGATGGTCTCTGGTTACCCGGTCCGCGAGTGAGCGCGCCTCCTCGGCGCTGCTGTCGGCGCCGTAGTAAATGGTGGCGAGGGCCATCTCCGAAGCCGACGCCTGCGCGAGAGCGGCAAGCACGGCTGCTTCCGCCGAGT contains the following coding sequences:
- a CDS encoding DegV family protein: MTVRIVTDSTADLPPGVAEELRITVVPALVMFGREELRDGVDLTTEEFFRRMTNSSVAPTTSQAPVGAFLEAYERLSRETDEIAAVLLGGRFSGMVASALAARDMLKGRCRIEIVDSDSASLGLGFAVMAAARAARDGAPMERVTAIARSWAARQHTFAALDTLEWARRGGRISRIEAALGSLLHIKPILTVKTEIQAVGRARTRAAALKRMFELAMSYPNITHVGIMYATTPEDAEMIAGWVRASLPEAQIEIVRIGPALGAHGGPGIMGMTVVEGEKEA